Within Pseudomonas alloputida, the genomic segment GGTTTTCTTCCACGCTGCGCTCGCGGAACGGGCTGTTCTTGCCCGGCTCCTTGAGGTTGCCGCGGTATTCCTTGGCTTGCTCGGGAGTAAGGTCGCAGACGTAGGCCTTGCCGCGCTTGATCAGCTCGACCGCCCAGTCGTGCAGCTGGTCGAAGTAGTCGGAGGCGTAACGCACGTCGCCGCCCCACTCGAAGCCCAGCCATTTGACATCGCTCTGGATGGCGTCGATGTACTCCTGGTCTTCCTTGGCCGGGTTGGTATCGTCGAAACGCAGGTGGCAGACGCCGCCGAATTCCTTGGCCAGGCCGAAGTTGACGCAGATCGACTTGGCGTGGCCGATGTGCAGGTAACCATTGGGCTCCGGCGGGAAACGGGTGACGATGCTGCTGTGCTTGCCCGAGTCCAGGTCGGCCTGGATGATCGGCCGCAGGAAGTTCGCAGGGACAGCGGGGGCGCCTTTGGCAGCGGCGTTGGGCGCGTTGTCGGCAGTGGGCTTGCTCATAGGATCCTTGAATGCGTGTGTCCAGCCTGGGTAGGCCGATTGAATCAAAGGGCCTATCATAGCCGAAGCAGTCAAGCTGCTGACAGCCGCGCCCGGACAAACTGATGTGATTTATCACGGCTTTTTGCCGCAGCCTGGCAAAATGGCCAGTGCGCGCCATGTGTCGCGATCGCCTGATCCTGCGTCTGGTGATAACCCGCGCCCTGCGCACCCTAATTTCTGATTGCCTTGAAAGAGCGAGTTTCAGCATGTCCAAAGTCAAACTGAGCACCAACCACGGCGACATCGTCCTGCAACTGGACGCCGAGAAAGCGCCGCTGACTACCGAAAACTTCGTTCAGTACGTCAAGGACGGCCACTACAATGGCACCGTATTCCACCGTGTGATCAAAGGCTTCATGATCCAGGGCGGCGGCTTCGAGGCCGGCATGAGCCAGAAGAAAACCCGCGCCAGCATCCAGAACGAAGCCGACAACGGCCTGAAGAACAAGAAGTACAGCATTGCCATGGCCCGTACCATGGAGCCGCACTCCGCCTCGGCGCAGTTCTTCATCAACGCCTCCGACAACGACTTCCTCAACCACAGCGGCAAGAACGTGCAAGGCTGGGGTTATGCCGTATTCGGTGAAGTGATCGAAGGCCGTGAAGTGGTCGACGCCATCGAAAAAGTGGCCACCGGTTCCAAAGCTGGCCACCAGGACGTACCGAAGGACGACGTGATCATCGAGAAAGCCGAGATCATTGAGTGATTCTGCTGATCTCTGATCTGCACCTGCAAGAAGAACGCCCGGATATTTCCCGGGCGTTTCTTGATCTGCTCGATGGCCGCGCCCGCCATGCCAAGGCCCTGTACATCCTTGGTGACTTCTTCGAAGCGTGGATTGGCGACGATGCCATGACGCCCTTCCAGCAGTCGATCTGCCAGGCCATGCGCCGGCTGAGCGACAGTGGCACGGCCATCTACCTGATGCATGGCAACCGTGACTTCCTGATTGGCCAGGCCTTTTGCAAAGCTGCGGGCTGCACGCTGTTGAACGACCCCAGCGTGATCGAGCTGGGTGGTGAACAGGTGCTGCTGATGCATGGCGACACCCTGTGCACCCGCGACCTGGGCTACATGAAGATGCGCCGCCTGCTACGCAATCCGCTGAGCTTGTGGATCCTACGCCACCTGCCGCTGTCGGCCCGCTACAAGCTGGCACGCAAGCTGCGCAGCGAAAGCCGCACGCAAGTGCGGATGAAGTCCACCGAAATCGTCGACGTCACGCCGGAAGAAGTACCCAAGGTGATGGCGGCGCATGGCGTCCGCACCTTGGTGCACGGCCATACCCATCGGCCAGCGATTCACAAGCTGATGGTCGATGGCCAGCCGGCACGGCGTATCGTGCTGGGCGACTGGGACCGCCGCGGTTGGGCCTTGCAGGTTGACGAACAGGGCTTTCAGTTGGCGCCGTTCGAGTTTTCCTGACATTACAGGGCCTCGCGGGCAAGCCCGCAGGCCCCTGTAGGAGCGGGTTTACCCGCGAATGGGCCGGCGCAGGCTGACGCCTCAGGGCTGGCTGACTACCGCCCCCTTGTCCCGCTCACTGATCACCACTTCCCGGTACTCAGGATCTGCCTTGATCTGCGCCTCGGTAAACGGAATCAGCGCCAGTTGCTTGGCCGCAAAGGCCTTGGTCTGGTCACTGGCATGCGCCGAAGCCTTTTCACTCGACTGGGAAAACGCAAGCAGGCCACGGGCTTCTGGCCCCTTGTCGGTAAAGCTGACCAGTTGCAGGTAGCTGGTGCCACTCACCACCAGCCGCTTGCCCTGCCCGTGCGGCACGCTGTAGATCGCGTTGTACACCCCTAGCGCCTGCGGGCCGCCTGGTACCGGCGTACCATCAAGGGCCTGTTGCACCTGCCCCCAGCGTGCCGCCCCGGCAACGCCGCTTTCACTGACCTGCTTGAGCGACGCCAGTGCTGCCTGATGAACCAGCCTGCTTACCGCCGCCTGCTCGACAGCCAGGCCGCGCGGGGTGTGCTGCGGATCGGCCGGGTTGAATGCCACTCGCCAGCTTTCAGGGTGCTCGGCCAGCGCATTGAACAGGTTCTGGAAGTGCACCAGGCCCATACCACTGTCGAGGTCGGCCTTGCCGTTCCAGGCGGCCAGGCTGCTGCACACGGCCTGCACATCTGCGCTGGCGCCCTTGCACCATTGCAGCAGGTCTGGCAACACCAGGCTGGCCAGGTACACCTCTTCATCGGTGACCATGCGCTGCAATTCATCTACACCTAACCGGGCTTTGCCCTGCAGGCGTTGCAAGGCAAAGCGGCCACGCATGCCCAGTGGTTGGTCATTGCGGCTGACCAGTGGCGAGTAGCCGGTCAGCGGCTGCGCCGGGTTGGCCATCCAGGCCGGGTCGTTGGAGTTCTGTACGAAGTCTTCACGCTCCAGGCTTGGCAGCAGCCGCGCCGGGAAGATGCCCGGTTGCGCCGCCTGCGCGTCAACCTTCCACTGGCATGCGCTACGCGAGCCATCCAGCACCACCAGGCGCCCTTGCGCCTGCGGGTTGCTGCAGGTATCCAACAGTTGCTGGTCGACATAGGGCACTACCGACTGGTTCAGGTACAAGGCCCGCCCTCCCTGATCCACGGCCAGCGTGTTGACCCAAGGGATACCTTGCAACTGCTCGACCGATCCCTTCAATGCCGCCAGGCTGTCGGCTCGGTTGATCTGGTACCACTGCTGCAACACCCGTGAGTTCTCGAGGTTGGCGTCTCGCACGCTGTAGGCCGCCTGCGCATCCCAGTCCAGGCGGCCTGGCCATTGCACCACCGGGCCGAACTGCGAACTGTAAACCTGCCGCTCAATCTGGCTCAGGCTGCCATCCGTGCCTTTTACCGCGACACGGATGGTTTGCCGGGCCATAGGCAGCGACTTGCCATCGAGCACATAGCGGGTCGGGTCTTTGGGGTCGAGTTGCAGGCGGTAGAGCGTGAAGTGCTTGGAGGTGTCGACGGTGTGCGTCCACGCCAGGTGCTGGTTGAAACCGATGTTGACCACCGGCAGGCCCGGTAGCGCCGCGCCCATCACATCAAGCTGGCCGGGAATGGTCAGTTGCATCTGGTAGAAGCGCATGCCGCCCATCCACGGGAAGTGCGGGTTGGCCAGCAACAGGCCGCGGCCATTGGCTGAACGCTGCGCGCCTACTGCCACCGCATTGCTGCCGCGCTCCGCGGCGAACCGCTCCTGCCGGGCCAACGCGCTGGCAAAGCCCGCTGACGATTGCGCACGGGCCAGCGTTGGCGGTTGCGCCCCTGCCAACGCCTCGACGAACTGCCCGACACCGCCCTCGGCCAGTAACCGGCGGGTCAGTTTGACCAGATCCTGGCTGCTGATGGGCCGCACCCACTCACCATCGCCACACTCGGCGGGCAGCCCTTGACGACGGCGTTCGACCAACGCCCGGTTGTAGCCGCTGGCGTATCCCGCCAGCAATGCCTGCACCGACGCGGGTTGCGCCTGCAGGAAGGCATCGACCGCCGCTGGGCTATTGAGCCAGGTGAAGAACAGGTCGCTGGCCAGGTTGTCACGCTGCTCCAGGGTCTGGCCCTTGGCGCCGAAATAGCGTGAGCGCTCACCGCTCACGGTCAGCACTTCATTGGCGAGCAGGCATAGGTTGTCCTGGGCGTAGGCATAGCCGACGCCATAGCCCAGGCCACGCTCATCCTTGGCCACGATATGCGGTACGCCGTAACGGGTATAGCGGATCTGGGCACTGGCGTCGGCTGGCGCGGGCTGCGCCTGCACACCGACGCTGAAGGCCACCAGGGCAGCGGCCAGGCCGGCGCAGGTCATGGGACGGCAAAATGGAAACACGGGCACTCCTCGGGTTCGGGGGTCATCCCGATCAGACGAATGGCCAGATGAATATTTTACGTATTACAAGGCGATGGAACGTCTTGATGAGAAACAGGCATTTTTTTTCACGAATGGGTTGCAGTTTTTGCGTGCTCATTCGTCCTAGTAAGTGAGCCACCCACATTTCGGGTTCGTCCACGAAAAGGAGCATTCGCATGTACAACCCGCAAACCTCGGTCCAGGCCGGGCGCGTCCCAGGCAAAACGTCCAAGGGACAGGACGTGTTTGCTGAAGAACGAATCGGCAACGAACAGATCCGCGAGCTGTTGCGCACCTTCGGCCTGCGCACCAGCCTGATCCGCCTCAAGGTTATCGACGCCTTGCACGCCGCCGACCGCAATGGCCGCAGTATTGGCGTGCGCGGGGTGCACGCACAACTGGAACAACTGGATATCCCGCTGTCGTTCCTCAGTGTGCGTGAAGTGCTCAAGCGCCTGTGCACCGAAGGCGTCATACAACTGGGTAGCGACAAGTGCTACAGGCTCAACCCCCAGGCGCGCGCCGTACTGGAGCAAACACCCTCGCGCTGAGCGCATGGCCGGCCATACCTGGCCGGCCCGCGCAGATCAGGGCTTGACCTTGCGCCGCAGAATGCCGTTGATCACCACGACCACCACGGCAATGGCGATGGCCAGCATCTGGAAGGTCTGCTCACTGATCGTGCCCTGCTTCTGCAGGTGGGACAGGCCCAGCATCAGGCCCAGTACCACCAGGATGATCAGAAGTGAATATTTGAGGCGCTGCACGTGTGTCATCGAATGT encodes:
- a CDS encoding UDP-2,3-diacylglucosamine diphosphatase, with the protein product MILLISDLHLQEERPDISRAFLDLLDGRARHAKALYILGDFFEAWIGDDAMTPFQQSICQAMRRLSDSGTAIYLMHGNRDFLIGQAFCKAAGCTLLNDPSVIELGGEQVLLMHGDTLCTRDLGYMKMRRLLRNPLSLWILRHLPLSARYKLARKLRSESRTQVRMKSTEIVDVTPEEVPKVMAAHGVRTLVHGHTHRPAIHKLMVDGQPARRIVLGDWDRRGWALQVDEQGFQLAPFEFS
- the pvdQ gene encoding bifunctional acylase PvdQ, translated to MFPFCRPMTCAGLAAALVAFSVGVQAQPAPADASAQIRYTRYGVPHIVAKDERGLGYGVGYAYAQDNLCLLANEVLTVSGERSRYFGAKGQTLEQRDNLASDLFFTWLNSPAAVDAFLQAQPASVQALLAGYASGYNRALVERRRQGLPAECGDGEWVRPISSQDLVKLTRRLLAEGGVGQFVEALAGAQPPTLARAQSSAGFASALARQERFAAERGSNAVAVGAQRSANGRGLLLANPHFPWMGGMRFYQMQLTIPGQLDVMGAALPGLPVVNIGFNQHLAWTHTVDTSKHFTLYRLQLDPKDPTRYVLDGKSLPMARQTIRVAVKGTDGSLSQIERQVYSSQFGPVVQWPGRLDWDAQAAYSVRDANLENSRVLQQWYQINRADSLAALKGSVEQLQGIPWVNTLAVDQGGRALYLNQSVVPYVDQQLLDTCSNPQAQGRLVVLDGSRSACQWKVDAQAAQPGIFPARLLPSLEREDFVQNSNDPAWMANPAQPLTGYSPLVSRNDQPLGMRGRFALQRLQGKARLGVDELQRMVTDEEVYLASLVLPDLLQWCKGASADVQAVCSSLAAWNGKADLDSGMGLVHFQNLFNALAEHPESWRVAFNPADPQHTPRGLAVEQAAVSRLVHQAALASLKQVSESGVAGAARWGQVQQALDGTPVPGGPQALGVYNAIYSVPHGQGKRLVVSGTSYLQLVSFTDKGPEARGLLAFSQSSEKASAHASDQTKAFAAKQLALIPFTEAQIKADPEYREVVISERDKGAVVSQP
- a CDS encoding peptidylprolyl isomerase, translating into MSKVKLSTNHGDIVLQLDAEKAPLTTENFVQYVKDGHYNGTVFHRVIKGFMIQGGGFEAGMSQKKTRASIQNEADNGLKNKKYSIAMARTMEPHSASAQFFINASDNDFLNHSGKNVQGWGYAVFGEVIEGREVVDAIEKVATGSKAGHQDVPKDDVIIEKAEIIE